Proteins encoded by one window of Bubalus bubalis isolate 160015118507 breed Murrah chromosome 4, NDDB_SH_1, whole genome shotgun sequence:
- the SDR9C7 gene encoding short-chain dehydrogenase/reductase family 9C member 7: MAAISDLSFMYRWFKNCNLVRNLSEKYVFITGCDSGFGNLLARQLVDRGMRVLAACFTEEGAQKLQQDTSYRLQTTLLDVTKTESIKTATQWVRDQVGEQGLWALVNNAGVGLPSGPNEWLTKEDFVKVINVNLVGLIEVTLHMLPMVKKARGRVVNMSSSGGRVAVIGGGYCVSKFGVEAFSDSIRRELHYFGVKVSIIEPGNFRTAIVGKDGLEKHMRKLWERLPPETRESYGEEYFRIYTDNLKSTMQLADPRISEVTNSMEHAIVSRSPRIRYNPGLDAKLLYLPLAKFPTPVTDFILSRYLPRPADSV; this comes from the exons ATGGCAGCTATCTCGGACCTCTCCTTTATGTACCGCTGGTTCAAGAACTGCAATCTGGTCCGCAACCTCTCAGAAAAGTACGTCTTCATCACAGGCTGTGACTCGGGCTTCGGGAACCTCCTGGCCAGGCAGCTGGTTGATCGGGGCATGAGGGTGCTGGCTGCTTGCTTCACTGAGGAGGGGGCCCAGAAGCTTCAGCAAGACACTTCCTATCGGCTGCAGACCACCCTACTGGATGTCACCAAGACAGAGAGCATCAAAACAGCAACCCAGTGGGTGAGGGACCAAGTGGGTGAACAAG GCCTCTGGGCCCTGGTGAACAATGCTGGTGTGGGCCTGCCCAGTGGTCCCAATGAATGGCTGACCAAGGAGGACTTTGTGAAGGTGATCAACGTGAACCTGGTGGGACTGATTGAAGTGACCCTCCATATGCTGCCCATGGTCAAGAAAGCCCGGGGCAGGGTTGTCAACATGTCCAGCAGTGGGGGCCGTGTGGCTGTCATTGGTGGAGGCTACTGCGTCTCCAAGTTTGGTGTTGAGGCTTTCTCTGACAGCATCAG GCGTGAGCTCCACTACTTCGGGGTGAAAGTCAGCATCATCGAGCCGGGGAACTTCCGGACAGCCATTGTGGGCAAGGACGGCCTGGAAAAGCACATGCGCAAGCTGTGGGAGCGTCTGCCTCCGGAAACCCGAGAGAGCTATGGAGAGGAGTACTTCCGGATCT ATACTGACAACTTAAAGAGCACAATGCAGTTAGCAGACCCAAGGATCAGCGAAGTCACCAACAGCATGGAGCACGCCATTGTTTCCCGGAGCCCTCGCATCCGTTACAACCCTGGCCTGGATGCCAAACTCCTGTACCTCCCCTTGGCTAAGTTTCCCACCCCTGTGACAGATTTCATCCTGAGCCGGTACCTTCCAAGGCCAGCAGACAGTGTCTAA